Genomic window (Microbacterium oxydans):
CTGAGGAGGCGTCGTCCGCTGCCGAGGAGGCGTCGTCTACCGCCGAGCCTGAGCCCGAGCCGTTCGCCCCGCCGTACCTGGCACCCTCCGCTGCGCCGATCGCGCCCGCGAGCATGCCGCAGGCCGGCGTCGCATGGGCATCGGCACCGGCATCCGCATACGGCGCTCCGTGGGCGGCGCCCGCACCGGTCCCCGCCCCGGCACCGGGAGTGTCCGTGCTGGGGGTCGTGGGCCTGGCGGCCGTGGTCGTCGGCGTCGTGTGCGTGTGCATCCCGCTGATCACGATCGTCGGCTGGGGTCTCCTCGCCGTCGGGTTCGTGCTCTCGCTGGTCTCACTGTTCCTGCGGGGCCGCCGCTGCCCGGGCATCACCGGCATGGTGGTCGCAGTCGTCGGCGCGTTCCTCGCCCTCGCCGTGTCGCTCGTGGTCGGGCTGGTCTCCGCAGCGGCGGAAGATCGGGGTCTTCTCTCCGGTTCCGACGAGCGACCGCCTACCGACTCCTCCGCGATCGAGGGGGCCGAGATGGTCCCCTTCGCCGAGCTCGAGGTGGGCGACTGCATCCCCCTGTTCGATTACGGCGACGAGGAGGAGATCTCCGAGGTCCCCGTCGTGCCCTGCGACCTGCCGCACACGGACGAGGTGTACTTCATCTTCGACCTCGAGGACGGCGAGTTCCCCGGAGCCGACGTCGTGGAGGAGGCCGCCTGGGATCGCTGTCTCACGGAATTCGAGAGGTTCGTGGGCGTCTCCTACGAAGACTCCGCGCTGGACTTCTATCCGTACTGGCCCACGGAGGGCTCGTGGATCGGCGCGGACGACCGCACCGTGCAGTGTGTCGCCGTCAGCTACGACGACGTGACCGGGACCCTTCGCGACGCGGGGTACTGACACCACACGAAGAAGGCCCCGGAGAGATCCGGGGCCTTCTTCGTGGACTCAGTCCTCGATCTTGCGCTTGCGCCAGCGGATGCCCGCGGAGATGAAGTCGTCGAGGTCGCCGTCGAACACGGCGGCCGGGTTTCCCGACTCCTGCCCGGTGCGGAGATCCTTCACCAGCTGCTGGCCGTAGAGGAAGTAGGAGCGCATCTGGTCGCCCCAGCTCGCGGTGATGTTGCCCGCGAGCTCCTTCTTCTTCGCCGCTTCCTGCTCCTTCTGCAGCAGCAGGAGTCGGGTCTGCAGCACGCGCATGGCGGCGGCGCGGTTCTGGATCTGCGACTTCTCGTTCTGCATCGAGACGACGATGCCGGTCGGGAGGTGCGTCAGGCGGACGGCGGAGTCGGTCGTGTTGACCGACTGACCGCCAGGGCCCGAGGAGCGGAACACATCCACGCGGATGTCGTTCTCCGGGATGTCGACCTCGGTGGCCTCTTCCATCAGCGGGATGACCTCGACCGCCGCGAACGACGTCTGGCGCTTGTCGGCGGAGCCGAACGGGCTGATGCGGGCGAGGCGGTGCGTGCCGGCCTCGACCGAGATGGTGCCGAAGGCGTAGGGCGCGTCGATCTCGAAGGTCGCGGACTTGATGCCGGCGCCCTCTGCGTAGGACGTGTCCATGACCTTGACGGGGTACTTGTGCCGCTCGGCCCAGCGCAGGTACATGCGCATGAGCATCTCGGCGAAGTCGGTGGCGTCGTCGCCACCCGCGCCGGAGCGGATCGTGATGATCGCCGCGCGCTCGTCGTATTCGCCGTCGAGAAGCGTCTGCACCTCGAGCTGGTTGATGAGGTCGGTGAGCGCGGCGAGCTCGGTGCGCGCCTCCTGCGCGGAGTCCTCGTCCTCCATCTCGTTGGCGAGGCCCACGAGCACTTCGAGGTCGTCGAGACGCTGAGCGATCCCGGTGATGCGGGCGAGCTCGGACTGACGGTGGCTGAGGGCGCTGGTCACCTTCTGCGCGTTCTCGGTGTCGTCCCAGAGGTCGGGGGCACCGGCCTCCTCGCTGAGACGCGCGATGTCGTCGCGGAGACGGGAGACATCGACGACCTCGCTGATGTCGCCGAAGGTGTGCCTGAGCGCCTGGATTTCGGCGGAGAGATCTAGTTCGAGCATGACACCTCAGCCTAACGTGCCGTCTGCCCGCGCGGGGACCCCGCACGAAGGAGCCCTCCGCACGAGGAGTAGCGTGAAGGCGTGAGCAGCAGTGCATCGTCGGTCCTCAAGCAGTTCGGGCCCATGGTGTATCTGCCGACGATCCTCTTCTCCCTCGGTGAGGGCGCCGTCATCCCGCTCATCCCGGTGCTCGCCGCGTCGATGGGCGCCGATGTCGCGTTCGCGGCGCTCGTCGCCTCGGCGCTCGTGGTCGGGCAGCTGTGCGGCAACCTCCCCGCCGGATGGGCCGTGGGACGGATCGGCGAGCGCCTCACGATGGTGATCGCGGGCGTGATCGCGATCGCCGCCGCCGTGGGCATGGTGCTCGCCCCGAGTCTCGGTGTCCTGGCGGCCTCGGTCTTCCTCCTCGGGATCTGTGCGGCGGCCTTCGGCCTCGCCCGGCACGCCTTCATGACCACGCGGGTGCCGGTGGCGTTCCGTGCGCGCTCGCTCTCGCTGCTCGGTGGCAGCTTCCGCCTCGGCATCTTCATCGGTCCCTTCGTCGCCGCCGGACTCCTGCAGCTCTTCGGCAGCGAGAGCGCGGCGATCTGGTTCTTCCTCGGATGCCTGGTCGTCATGGTCGTGCTCGTCCTGTTCGGCCCCGACCCGGAGAAGACGATCCCTCCGATCACCCCGACGACCCGCGAGCGCTTCGTCGAGGACTCCGGCGAGGCGGTCAGCGGATCCATCCCGACGATCGAACGAGCGGGCATCTTCCAGACGATGTGGCGCCAGCGGTCGGTGCTCGGCCGGCTCGGACTGGCCGCCGCCTCCCTGTCGGCGGTGCGGTCGGCACGGCAGGTGGTCCTCCCGCTGTGGGGACTGTCGCTGGGACTCGACGCGTCCACCATCGCGCTCGTCGTCGGCATCTCAGGAGCGATCGACTTCGCGCTCTTCTACGCCAGCGGTCAGGTGATGGATCGCTTCGGACGGCTGTGGGCGGCGATGCCCGCCATGGTGCTGATGGGCGCGGGCTTCCTCGCGCTGTCGTTCACGCACGATCTCGACTCCGCGGTGCTGTGGTTCGGCATGTTCGCCGCCGTGCTGGGCGTCGGGAACGGACTGTCCAGCGGCATCCTGCTCACCCTCGGCGCGGATGTCGCCCCGAAACGCGAACCCGCGGCGTTCCTCGGCTCATGGCGTACGCTCACGGATGCCGGTGGCGCTGTCGCCCCGCTGCTCGTGTCCGCGATCACCGCTGTGGCGACGCTGTCCATCGCGGCCGGCGCGATGGGCGTGATCGGTCTCGTCGGCGCGGTCGGCTTCGTGCGGTGGATCCCGCGGTTCGTGCCGCGCGAGCGGCCGGAGGATCCCGCCGACTGAGCCTCGACGGGGCGCCTCCTCCCCCGCCGCCCGTCCGGGCAGGTGTGGCCGGTGCTGTCACATCTGGCCGTCCGGCGTCGGATCCGCTCCGACCGCTCGCCACGGACGGATCCGCGCGCCTACCGTGTCTCCGTACCTGACTCCGGGGGAGACGCAGATGCCCGATTCCACACCATCATCCGACAGCCGGCGCGGCCTCGATCGTCGCACCGTCCTCGTCACGGCCGCCTGGTCGGTGCCCGTCGTCGCGGCGGCGATCGCGACACCGCTCGCGGCCGCGAGCGGCGAACCGACGCGCACCGTCAGCGCTTCGAGCCGCGTCTCCGTGCCTCCGGCCGGCGATCCGACCTGGGACGACGAGCAGTACGGCGTGGGCAAGCTGCTCGTACCGTATTCGCCGGTCGTGCTGGGGCTCTCGTTCACGAACCTCGGCGACCCGCTGCAGGCCGGCGAGATCTACATCGAGGGTCTCCTGACCTCGGCCGCGAAGAACGCCGCGGGACAGGACCTCTTCCGGATCAGCGGTGCGAACAACAACAACTGGACCTTCGTGGCCACCGGCACCCCGCAGCACGCGGCGACCTCGACCGATGCGTCGTACCCGGTGTGGTTCCGCTACCAGCTGCCGCTGGCCACCGGGCAGACCTCGAGCACGGTGTACTTCACGCTGAATCCGACCGGTGCCGTCGCCGATCGGCGCTATGTCAACGGTGTGCTCCAGATCCCGGGACAGATCCTGTACTCGCGGGCGTACATCAACCCGGACCTGTCGACGATTCCCGCGGGCAGCGCCGTCGTGCCCGCCGAATTCGTCGCCTCCTGGTCGCGCGTACCCCTGCCCGGGGTCACCGACCATTTCCACATCGAGCCCGCCCCGGAGTGAGGCGCGGGACCCGACCCGTCTGGTCTTGCCCTCCAGGCCCCGGCCAGACGCCCCCAGTGAAGCGGCGGAGCCGCCCTTGCCACGCCTCGATCCCCGATGCGCCAGGGCTCTCCCCATGCGCGCCCCGCCGCTTCACGTCTTCCCGCGACACCATCGCCGCGGGGCCCGTCACCACAGCGCGGTGCGACTCGTGGCGGTCGACTCCAGGGCGACGCCGTCGGGCACGAACAGGGTGAGCAGCGGCGGGTGCCAGTCCGCGGTGACCGTGACCCGCGCCGAGACACCGTCCGGCGTACCGGCCCTGACGACCGCAGCCTCTCCCGGCAGCTCCGCCACCAGGGCGGTCGCCTGCTCCTCGACCCCGGCATCCGAGAGTGCGGCACGGACGGCTCCGTCGCCCGCGACGACCGTGAACCCGTCCGCTCCGGCGAGCGCGGCGGAGTCGGCGAGCGCGTCCAGCCGCTTCTGGGCGATGTAGAGGTCGGTGGCGCACACGCACACGAAGATCACCGCGAGGGCGAGGAGCACGTAGCCGAGCGTGAGCAGGAGGACACTGCCGTCCTCGCTCCCCCGGGACCTCACTCCTCTCCCCACAGCCGCGACATCTTCTGCACGGCGTCGGCCTGTACGGGGACCGCCGTCGGTCGATCGAGGCCGAGCATCTCCGGCATCAGAGGGAGGCGCACCCGCGTCGCGACGGTGACGAGGATGGTCGCTCCGGCGGAGGGGCATCCGGCGCCGGCCGGTGTGCAGGAGAGCGAGACATCCACCGCGGCGGCATCGAGGCCGTACTCCTCGACGACGGCCGCGAGCACCGCGTCACTCCGCGCCGATGCCGAGGAGGCGTCGGGTGCCTCGGCGATGACGCGGGCCATGTGGCGCGCTGCCGCCTCCGTGCCGAGAGTCTGCTCCTGGATCGTCCCGAGCGCGATCACGAGGTACACCAGCGGCACGAGGAGGATGACGCCGACCGCGATGAACTCGAGCGCCGCCGATCCCTCCTCATCGCTCGCCGAACGTCTCCACGGGAGCATGCGCTTCCACCTCCATCGCGAAAGGGACGCCGATCAGCCCGAGCAGCGGGAACGTCGTTCGGACGCGGACGTCGACGACCTCCCGCGGC
Coding sequences:
- the prfB gene encoding peptide chain release factor 2, coding for MLELDLSAEIQALRHTFGDISEVVDVSRLRDDIARLSEEAGAPDLWDDTENAQKVTSALSHRQSELARITGIAQRLDDLEVLVGLANEMEDEDSAQEARTELAALTDLINQLEVQTLLDGEYDERAAIITIRSGAGGDDATDFAEMLMRMYLRWAERHKYPVKVMDTSYAEGAGIKSATFEIDAPYAFGTISVEAGTHRLARISPFGSADKRQTSFAAVEVIPLMEEATEVDIPENDIRVDVFRSSGPGGQSVNTTDSAVRLTHLPTGIVVSMQNEKSQIQNRAAAMRVLQTRLLLLQKEQEAAKKKELAGNITASWGDQMRSYFLYGQQLVKDLRTGQESGNPAAVFDGDLDDFISAGIRWRKRKIED
- a CDS encoding MFS transporter; its protein translation is MVYLPTILFSLGEGAVIPLIPVLAASMGADVAFAALVASALVVGQLCGNLPAGWAVGRIGERLTMVIAGVIAIAAAVGMVLAPSLGVLAASVFLLGICAAAFGLARHAFMTTRVPVAFRARSLSLLGGSFRLGIFIGPFVAAGLLQLFGSESAAIWFFLGCLVVMVVLVLFGPDPEKTIPPITPTTRERFVEDSGEAVSGSIPTIERAGIFQTMWRQRSVLGRLGLAAASLSAVRSARQVVLPLWGLSLGLDASTIALVVGISGAIDFALFYASGQVMDRFGRLWAAMPAMVLMGAGFLALSFTHDLDSAVLWFGMFAAVLGVGNGLSSGILLTLGADVAPKREPAAFLGSWRTLTDAGGAVAPLLVSAITAVATLSIAAGAMGVIGLVGAVGFVRWIPRFVPRERPEDPAD
- a CDS encoding pilus assembly protein TadG-related protein produces the protein MRSRGSEDGSVLLLTLGYVLLALAVIFVCVCATDLYIAQKRLDALADSAALAGADGFTVVAGDGAVRAALSDAGVEEQATALVAELPGEAAVVRAGTPDGVSARVTVTADWHPPLLTLFVPDGVALESTATSRTALW
- a CDS encoding DUF2510 domain-containing protein, yielding MTTPPGWYDDGAGSRRWWDGVQWTAHVVTAPATTAAESATEPAVVDAAPEEASSAAEEASSTAEPEPEPFAPPYLAPSAAPIAPASMPQAGVAWASAPASAYGAPWAAPAPVPAPAPGVSVLGVVGLAAVVVGVVCVCIPLITIVGWGLLAVGFVLSLVSLFLRGRRCPGITGMVVAVVGAFLALAVSLVVGLVSAAAEDRGLLSGSDERPPTDSSAIEGAEMVPFAELEVGDCIPLFDYGDEEEISEVPVVPCDLPHTDEVYFIFDLEDGEFPGADVVEEAAWDRCLTEFERFVGVSYEDSALDFYPYWPTEGSWIGADDRTVQCVAVSYDDVTGTLRDAGY
- a CDS encoding TadE family protein; the protein is MLPWRRSASDEEGSAALEFIAVGVILLVPLVYLVIALGTIQEQTLGTEAAARHMARVIAEAPDASSASARSDAVLAAVVEEYGLDAAAVDVSLSCTPAGAGCPSAGATILVTVATRVRLPLMPEMLGLDRPTAVPVQADAVQKMSRLWGEE